In the Topomyia yanbarensis strain Yona2022 chromosome 3, ASM3024719v1, whole genome shotgun sequence genome, one interval contains:
- the LOC131694025 gene encoding uncharacterized protein LOC131694025 — translation MKTMSSWFAIVTFACLAAVSYAAPQANYPVGTRVESIPIRNDRDGQDTENNNVFAKKSDRHQDDETLEEIQAKSAQYSYDSSINDSISDQTVTRQETRDGLALKGMFAYSDGFYKREVHYVADDKGYRVVKEITIPIGDGPRVDPNGKADVSSSLSGSYSITADDIARPVKKIAKKVDTE, via the coding sequence ATGAAAACAATGTCGTCGTGGTTTGCTATTGTGACATTTGCCTGCCTGGCTGCAGTATCCTATGCTGCACCACAGGCAAACTACCCGGTAGGAACACGAGTTGAATCCATCCCCATTAGGAATGACCGCGATGGACAAGACACCGAGAATAATAACGTATTTGCGAAGAAGAGTGATCGGCACCAGGATGACGAGACCTTGGAGGAAATTCAAGCGAAATCCGCGCAATATTCGTACGATTCTTCGATAAACGATTCAATCAGCGATCAGACCGTGACTCGGCAGGAAACACGTGACGGGCTGGCGCTGAAAGGAATGTTCGCATACAGCGATGGTTTCTACAAGCGAGAAGTCCACTATGTTGCCGATGACAAAGGATATCGAGTGGTGAAAGAGATAACGATCCCAATCGGAGATGGACCTCGGGTGGATCCCAACGGGAAAGCGGATGTGTCATCGTCTCTTTCCGGGTCGTACTCAATCACAGCTGATGACATCGCCAGGCCAGTGAAGAAGATTGCAAAGAAAGTAGATACAGAATAG
- the LOC131694026 gene encoding waprin-like protein, translating into MAKILLLGFTILAVIAAIEAASSGQCPISSKVQTCTPKCLSDFDCSTTGGKCCPNTCNYKSCVSPNQLTQGASSGNKNQSSGAGSYCGNTKCNSYETCQLDKTTKRQKCVRS; encoded by the exons ATGG cTAAAATTCTCCTATTGGGCTTTACAATTTTGGCTGTGATCGCCGCAATCGAAGCAGCTT CTTCCGGTCAGTGTCCAATCTCTTCTAAAGTGCAGACATGTACACCCAAGTGCCTAAGCGATTTTGACTGCAGCACTACTGGAGGCAAATGTTGTCCTAACACATGCAACTACAAGTCTTGCGTAAGTCCGAATCAACTGACTCAGGGTGCATCGAGTGGAAATAAGA atCAATCTTCTGGTGCCGGTTCGTATTGTGGCAATACGAAGTGCAACTCATATGAGACGTGCCAGCTGGACAAGACCACAAAACGTCAGAAGTGTGTACGTTCCTAA
- the LOC131694021 gene encoding cyclic nucleotide-gated cation channel beta-3, with protein sequence MMSSARLTSAWEDNKSRSETVLCPEKYSSASTNGRYSYSRGGVSRNGSRDEYKLHKSLEEISKDIKELEDFISVTEEILRREREYDEQLYQRERQRKAFEKTMQQIKNKCSPTKICFGRTDNSNSSRVKSPTFKVNITQQRRIKSFSPKGYKSKLYFRNGKIGCLDAEQAVSNLKSTHELVKRIINDENNMLVKLEHQHYTMREEEEPPTSVGTPLESLQMCVTESAHSLCNESYKAIHNEPDNNVSESKLEQNASNERIIEDIEARSPPPSANDFVSGRLRHLANRFSERTKRMRNKLEIPPTPSSSVSAPSIAPSTQRHNAELRAIQNSALTLQSATGADTCHHHYFCPIFCTGAKTNTVLDPQGKFYISWLFIVSLSFLYNAWVIPLRSSFPYQTPENTKYWIAIDICADVIYLIDILFVKHRIMYLFEGFWVKDTNLTRENYMRKLQFKMDLLALMPLDLLYLKVGTEHVVLRAPRLLKIQSFWEFFKLIDRVISSPHMIRVVKTLTYMLYMIHLTACSYYAYSAYQGLGSNRWVFNNKGHAYVRCFAFATKTATSIGKNPKPEKEGELMFMTAAWLMGVFVFALLIGQIRDIIATATRSKSEYKQLVDETLEYMRELNLPTDLQRRVKMWFTFTWEQQRSLDETHIMDALPANLKTDIAISVHIQTLSKVQLFADCEEALLRELVLKLRSVTFLPGDYVCRKGEVGKEMYIVKTGQVLVMGGPRNDIVLATLYEGSVFGEISLLAINGAEGNRRTADVRSKGFSNLFVLSKSDLNEAIVYYPNAQAILKKRAKSLMRKNAAREKAESKQSIDTNDADTDVVINNPNRNSSPKFLKTVIQVLPKESPAVQLLTQGFKNDQVKEEIVEQSQQEDTVSTRSLEVHTTQVQIENEKNVELPCDLVYSIRKELMDNNSYINLTDAEKYKLLNELSNDNYEHQKSPV encoded by the exons ATGATGTCCTCGGCGAGGTTAACGAGCGCTTGGGAGGACAACAAGTCCCGCTCGGAAACGGTCCTGTGTCCGGAGAAATACTCTTCGGCATCGACCAATGGACGCTACTCGTACAGTCGTGGTGGAGTATCACGCAACGGAAGCAGAGATGAGTACAAATTGCACAAAAGTTTGGAGGAAATTTCCAAGGACATCAAGGAGCTGGAAGATTTCATATCGGTCACAGAAGAAATATTGAGGCGTGAGCGGGAATATGACGAGCAACTCTATCAAAGAGAGCGCCAACGTAAAGCTTTCGAGAAAACGATGCAACAGATCAAGAACAAGTGCAGTCCAACGAAGATTTGCTTTGGTCGAACGGATAATTCCAATAGTTCCAGGGTCAAGTCACCAACCTTCAAAGTGAATATTACACAGCAGAGACGAATTAAATCCTTTAGTCCGAAAGGTTACAAATCAAAATTGTATTTCCGAAACGGTAAAATTGGGTGTCTTGACGCGGAACAAGCCGTGTCAAATTTGAAAAGTACACATGAATTGGTGAAAAGAATAATCAACGATGAAAACAATATGTTGGTTAAATTGGAACATCAGCACTACACTATGCGTGAGGAAGAGGAACCGCCTACCTCGGTGGGAACTCCACTGGAGAGTTTACAGATGTGTGTCACGGAATCAGCTCATTCGCTTTGCAATGAATCGTATAAGGCAATACACAACGAACCCGACAACAATGTCTCCGAGTCTAAGTTGGAACAAAACGCTAGTAACGAACGAATAATAGAGGATATCGAAGCAAG GAGTCCACCGCCAAGTGCCAACGATTTTGTAAGCGGACGACTAAGACATCTCGCGAACCGATTTTCCGAACGTACCAAACGCATGAGAAATAAGCTGGAAATTCCACCTACTCCTTCGAGCAGCGTTAGTGCGCCCTCAATAGCTCCGTCAACGCAGAGACATAATGCTGAAT TGCGTGCCATTCAAAACTCCGCCCTCACCCTGCAGTCGGCAACTGGGGCGGACACGTGCCATCACCACTATTTTTGTCCCATTTTCTGTACCGGTGCCAAAACGAACACAGTTCTAGATCCACAAGGGAAATTCTATATTTCTTGGTTATTTATTGTATCCCTGTCGTTTCTTTACAATGCGTGGGTCATTCCTCTGCGATCGTCGTTCCCGTACCAAACGCCAGAGAACACTAAATATTGGATTGCGATCGATATTTGTGCCGATGTTATCTATCTGATCGATATTCTGTTTGTGAAGCATAGAATAATGTATCTTTTCGAAGGATTTTGGGTCAAAGATACGAACCTGACTCGGGAAAATTACATGCGGAAGTTACAATTCAAG ATGGACCTTCTTGCTCTTATGCCACTGGATTTGCTGTACCTGAAGGTTGGTACCGAGCACGTGGTGTTACGAGCCCCCCGTTTGCTGAAGATTCAAAGCTTCTGGGAGTTTTTCAAATTGATTGATCGTGTAATTTCCTCGCCGCATATG ATACGTGTCGTCAAGACATTAACCTACATGCTGTACATGATACATTTGACGGCTTGCTCGTACTATGCATATAGTGCATACCAAG GTCTCGGCTCCAACCGTTGGGTGTTCAATAACAAAGGTCACGCCTACGTCCGATGCTTTGCATTCGCAACCAAAACTGCCACTTCGATTGGCAAAAATCCCAAACCGGAAAAGGAAGGCGAACTGATGTTCATGACGGCCGCCTGGTTGATGGGAGTGTTTGTTTTCGCGCTGCTGATCGGTCAGATCAGGGATATTATAGCGACAGCAACCCGATCGAAGTCCGAGTACAAACAGTTGGTGGATGAAACGTTGGAGTACATGAGGGAGCTGAATTTGCCGACTGACCTGCAACGACGAGTAAAAATGTGGTTCACTTTTACCTGGGAACAGCAGCGTAGCTTGGATGAGACTCACATTATGGACGCTTTACCAGCGAACTTGAAGACCGACATAGCAATTTCGGTACACATTCAAACACTGTCCAAGGTTCAACTGTTTGCCGATTGTGAGGAAGCGTTGCTACGGGAGCTGGTGCTCAAACTGCGATCTGTTACATTTCTCCCAGGAGACTACGTTTGTCGAAAGGGTGAAGTCGGAAAAGAGATGTACATTGTTAAAACCGGCCAAGTGCTAGTTATGGGAGGTCCTAGAAATGATATTGTTCTAGCTACTTTGTATGAAGGTTCCGTTTTTGGGGAGATAAGCTTGTTGGCTATCAATGGGGCAGAAGGGAATCGTCGAACTGCAGACGTACGCTCAAAAGGTTTTtctaatttgtttgttttatcaaAGTCAGATCTGAATGAGGCGATCGTGTACTATCCGAATGCTCAAGCCATTCTGAAGAAACGTGCGAAGAGTTTGATGCGTAAGAATGCCGCTCGCGAAAAAGCTGAGTCAAAGCAAAGCATCGATACCAATGATGCCGATACCGATGTAGTGATCAATAATCCAAATCGCAACTCTTCCCCCAAATTCCTGAAAACTGTGATTCAAGTATTACCAAAGGAGTCGCCCGCCGTTCAGTTGCTTACACAAGGGTTTAAAAATGATCAAGTGAAAGAAGAAATAGTTGAACAGTCCCAACAGGAAGACACTGTTTCCACCCGCAGCTTGGAAGTTCACACTACACAGGTGCAGATTGAAAACGAAAAGAACGTTGAACTACCGTGTGATTTGGTGTATAGCATCAGGAAGGAGCTGATGGATAATAACAGCTACATCAATTTGACCGATGCAGAAAAATATAAGCTTCTGAACGAACTGTCGAACGATAATTACGAGCATCAGAAATCTCCGGTATGA